A single region of the Anaerolineales bacterium genome encodes:
- a CDS encoding DUF3616 domain-containing protein: MLRLSRSISKGIAWRSVVRLALIAILIVAIFSMALLTTPPRPAAAAPGPFYLNEVMYNPPGTDGPNEYIEVRGAPNTTIPAGVYFVGVEGDSGGNAGDVQTIIPLAGYTTGSNGFLVLRQNGSPWTVDSSATVITPATGTGWGGLTGFLSDAGTDIENISVTFFIIQTSTAPTLANDIDGTDGGTANDGIPTGTVWSGWTVYDSIGIMDAGATDRVYGLHNYCRAACAPVTGTATTVTVDIDYVGRQTTDPNGSTAADWVAGTLTGAVPATALSSTGTSVYPSSYAGEAIDHVGGPNFPISGVLFASNGRSGVANASLAVQQTFTGVDGVLITVGDPDGIASVVATSGNTAIIPNANLSTIFVSGSSTSATYRLDLIPNVGPGAAGGVATITVTVTDTLNNTSIGAFTYAANQDDVTTLTDRYATGSAEASAAVPVSAGLMFAADDEDQVIRLYDRDVSRLPYSGFDLTASLALTDLSGGIPREVDFEGGTINGTTVYFMGSHSNSSTGANRPNRSRIVTAAMSGSGTGTTLAYTARYDHLKTDLLAWDSGSGHGLGANFFGLTASAAVGVIPEGANGFNIEGLSLTPGSSTAAFIGFRAPLVPVGTRNLALVVPITNFTTMQTAAGGTAGSAIFGAPIQLNLGGRGIRSIECQASGCLIVAGAADGTDNFALYTWTGIAADAPVLIASDLSNKNPEGLVEAPTGTIATWGGQTVHLISDNGDTDFYGVGTLSGDYTTVQLRKFRHDRVTLGIGTAPGTNRVRTIQGTRHLSPLAGTGVQNVPGVVTALRSNGFYLQDPDLSGDDGLASSEAIFVFTGGGSSLLTGRTVGETILVSGTVTEFRPGGDANNLTLTEIVNNNAVQRLAITAWDCTGVCTVSPTVIGTGGRIPPAGTISTFSGDVETRPALVLSEGLDFYESLEGMLVQVNNAIVVGPTNTFGELWVVGDNAANATGINGRGGITIRPGDFNPERIQIDDGITGGPSTPALHVGAVIPQIRGVIDYSFGNFELLARDAYTSTASTLTPQVNDLTGGGDRYVIATFNVENLPGNAAAVEFENRARVIVNNLLSPDVILLQEMQDNNGAAGGGVTAGDLTFTNLIAAIANVGGPADYAYVQIDPQNGTDGGQPNGNIRVGYLYRTSRVTFTPIGAATATTANSITCTASTPSLTLNPGRIDPTNSAFNSSRKPLAAQFEIAGETFIIVNNHLNSKGGDQPLMGRFQPPTLTSEVQRLQQVAVIRDFVNAILACNNQTNVILGGDMNDFQYSPPMQTLIGTTPPLQLMNLYRPELERYGYVFEGNSQALDQFVVSPNLTANWAAAYRALHVNSEFFAAALGASPRVSDHDPSILRIELNGGPSEPPPGGGGSGSTAAGGTGSPPLSLPATGYEPTPTNGGGWIVLGLGLVFALVGGVMLRRRR; encoded by the coding sequence ATGCTTCGTCTCTCCCGCTCTATTTCTAAGGGGATCGCTTGGCGCAGTGTTGTTCGTTTAGCGCTGATTGCTATCCTGATTGTCGCCATCTTCTCAATGGCACTGCTCACCACCCCACCCAGACCCGCTGCGGCAGCGCCGGGTCCGTTTTACCTGAATGAGGTCATGTACAACCCACCCGGGACGGACGGACCGAACGAATACATTGAAGTTCGCGGCGCCCCAAACACAACCATTCCGGCGGGGGTCTATTTCGTCGGGGTAGAGGGGGACAGTGGGGGGAATGCGGGTGATGTCCAGACGATCATCCCCCTCGCTGGCTATACCACTGGCTCAAACGGGTTTCTCGTCTTGCGGCAGAACGGCTCACCCTGGACGGTGGACAGCAGCGCTACGGTGATCACTCCGGCGACGGGAACAGGGTGGGGCGGACTAACGGGCTTCCTCTCCGATGCCGGCACAGACATTGAAAACATCAGCGTGACATTCTTCATCATTCAAACCAGCACCGCCCCAACACTTGCCAATGATATTGATGGCACAGACGGCGGGACGGCGAATGATGGTATTCCGACGGGGACGGTGTGGTCGGGCTGGACGGTCTACGACAGCATCGGAATCATGGATGCCGGGGCGACGGATCGTGTCTATGGCTTGCATAATTACTGTCGGGCGGCGTGCGCTCCGGTGACGGGGACAGCAACCACCGTGACCGTCGATATTGATTATGTGGGGCGGCAAACAACAGACCCCAATGGCAGCACGGCGGCAGATTGGGTGGCAGGGACGCTGACAGGAGCTGTGCCAGCAACAGCGCTTTCCTCAACGGGAACGTCGGTCTACCCCTCCAGCTATGCAGGCGAGGCGATTGACCATGTGGGGGGACCAAACTTCCCGATCAGCGGCGTCTTGTTTGCCTCCAATGGGCGCTCTGGGGTGGCGAACGCAAGTTTGGCAGTTCAACAAACCTTCACCGGAGTTGATGGCGTTCTGATAACGGTGGGCGATCCTGATGGTATTGCCAGCGTCGTGGCGACCAGCGGGAACACGGCGATCATCCCCAATGCCAACCTCAGCACTATCTTTGTGTCGGGGTCGTCCACCTCGGCAACCTATCGGCTTGACCTAATCCCGAACGTTGGACCGGGCGCGGCGGGCGGTGTGGCGACGATCACCGTGACCGTCACCGATACGCTAAACAACACGAGTATCGGGGCGTTCACCTACGCGGCGAACCAAGACGATGTGACGACGCTCACGGATCGTTATGCAACAGGATCGGCGGAGGCGTCGGCGGCTGTTCCCGTCTCCGCCGGGCTGATGTTCGCTGCCGATGACGAAGATCAGGTGATCCGGCTCTATGATCGGGATGTCTCGCGTCTTCCGTACAGCGGGTTTGACCTGACCGCCAGCCTCGCCCTCACCGATCTGAGCGGGGGTATTCCCCGTGAAGTCGATTTTGAGGGGGGGACGATCAACGGAACTACTGTTTACTTCATGGGGTCGCACAGCAACTCCAGCACAGGGGCAAACCGTCCCAACCGCTCGCGCATCGTCACGGCGGCGATGAGTGGGAGCGGCACAGGGACTACCCTTGCCTACACCGCCCGCTATGACCATCTGAAAACAGACCTTTTGGCGTGGGACAGCGGCAGCGGACATGGCTTGGGGGCAAATTTTTTCGGGCTGACGGCAAGCGCGGCGGTGGGAGTCATCCCCGAAGGCGCAAACGGCTTCAACATTGAGGGGCTGTCGCTCACGCCGGGCAGCAGCACCGCCGCTTTCATCGGTTTTCGTGCGCCGCTCGTCCCGGTGGGAACGCGCAATTTGGCGCTGGTTGTTCCGATCACGAACTTTACAACGATGCAAACGGCGGCTGGAGGGACGGCGGGGAGCGCCATCTTTGGCGCACCGATCCAATTGAACCTCGGTGGGCGGGGCATCCGCAGCATCGAGTGTCAGGCAAGCGGCTGCCTGATTGTTGCTGGTGCTGCCGATGGGACGGATAACTTTGCGCTCTACACCTGGACGGGTATCGCCGCTGATGCGCCTGTGCTGATCGCCAGCGACCTCTCGAACAAGAATCCAGAGGGGCTGGTTGAAGCGCCAACAGGGACGATTGCCACCTGGGGCGGGCAGACCGTCCATCTGATCAGCGACAACGGGGATACCGACTTCTACGGGGTGGGGACGCTCTCTGGGGATTACACGACGGTGCAGCTGCGCAAATTCCGTCATGATCGGGTCACACTGGGTATTGGCACGGCGCCGGGGACAAACCGCGTGCGCACCATTCAAGGGACGCGCCACCTCTCGCCGCTGGCGGGGACGGGTGTGCAGAACGTCCCTGGCGTGGTGACGGCGCTGCGCAGCAACGGCTTTTACCTGCAAGACCCTGATCTGAGCGGGGATGATGGGTTGGCAAGTTCCGAGGCGATCTTTGTCTTCACCGGAGGGGGGTCATCCCTGCTGACGGGGCGAACGGTTGGCGAGACCATTCTCGTCAGCGGGACAGTCACCGAGTTCCGCCCGGGTGGGGACGCTAATAACCTGACGCTCACCGAGATTGTGAACAACAATGCCGTGCAGCGGCTTGCCATCACCGCGTGGGATTGCACGGGCGTTTGCACCGTCAGCCCGACAGTGATCGGAACGGGTGGGCGCATCCCTCCAGCGGGGACAATCAGCACCTTCAGCGGCGATGTGGAAACCCGCCCGGCGCTTGTCCTGAGCGAGGGGCTGGATTTCTACGAAAGCCTAGAGGGGATGCTTGTTCAGGTGAACAACGCCATCGTTGTCGGTCCAACGAACACCTTTGGCGAACTGTGGGTTGTCGGGGATAACGCCGCAAACGCAACGGGGATCAACGGGCGGGGTGGGATCACCATCCGTCCGGGCGATTTCAACCCCGAACGCATCCAAATCGATGATGGGATCACCGGCGGACCCTCCACGCCAGCGCTCCATGTGGGGGCAGTCATTCCGCAAATCAGGGGCGTGATCGACTACAGCTTTGGCAATTTTGAACTTCTCGCCCGCGATGCTTATACCTCAACAGCATCGACGCTGACGCCGCAGGTGAACGACCTGACGGGCGGCGGGGATCGCTATGTGATCGCCACCTTCAATGTGGAAAACCTCCCCGGCAACGCCGCTGCGGTGGAGTTTGAGAATCGGGCGCGGGTGATCGTGAACAACTTGCTCTCGCCCGATGTGATCTTGCTCCAAGAAATGCAGGATAACAATGGGGCAGCAGGGGGCGGTGTGACAGCCGGCGATCTGACCTTCACCAACCTCATCGCAGCGATTGCCAATGTGGGCGGACCCGCCGATTACGCCTATGTGCAGATCGACCCGCAAAACGGCACGGACGGCGGACAGCCGAACGGAAACATCCGCGTGGGCTATCTTTACCGCACAAGCCGCGTCACCTTCACGCCCATTGGCGCGGCGACGGCGACAACGGCGAACAGCATCACCTGCACAGCCTCTACCCCATCCTTAACGCTGAACCCGGGACGGATTGACCCAACAAACAGCGCGTTCAACAGCAGCCGAAAACCACTTGCCGCGCAGTTCGAGATTGCCGGCGAGACATTCATCATTGTAAACAACCACCTGAATTCAAAAGGCGGCGATCAACCTCTGATGGGGCGCTTCCAACCACCGACGCTCACCAGCGAGGTACAGCGCCTTCAGCAAGTGGCGGTCATCCGCGACTTTGTAAACGCAATTCTGGCGTGCAACAACCAAACGAATGTGATCCTCGGCGGGGATATGAACGACTTCCAATATTCCCCACCGATGCAAACGCTGATCGGGACGACCCCGCCGCTTCAACTGATGAACCTGTATCGCCCCGAACTAGAGCGCTATGGCTATGTCTTTGAGGGGAACAGCCAAGCTCTGGATCAGTTTGTCGTCAGCCCAAACCTGACGGCGAATTGGGCGGCGGCATATCGGGCGCTCCATGTAAATTCAGAATTCTTCGCGGCGGCGTTGGGAGCAAGCCCCCGCGTCAGCGACCATGATCCTTCGATCCTGCGCATTGAACTGAATGGCGGACCCTCCGAGCCGCCGCCCGGTGGTGGGGGCAGCGGCAGCACCGCCGCCGGAGGGACGGGATCACCGCCGCTCAGCCTTCCGGCAACGGGCTATGAACCCACCCCGACGAATGGGGGAGGGTGGATCGTCTTAGGGCTAGGGCTTGTGTTCGCGCTTGTGGGAGGGGTCATGCTCCGCAGGCGGCGGTAG
- a CDS encoding SET domain-containing protein-lysine N-methyltransferase translates to MTPLSAAPRRIAWSNPKAGRRLTEQAGWSLIALEPFATGELILTWGGVIVTTAQLQHIPEFARHRSIQVEENLHLCSGLIDDVADCVNHSCSPNAGLRGQISLVALRDIAPEEEICFDYGTSDGDPNFYMPCFCGSANCRGKVTGEDWRLPELQAAYKGHFMPYLQRRMEMLP, encoded by the coding sequence ATGACACCTCTTTCCGCTGCTCCCAGGCGTATTGCATGGAGCAACCCCAAAGCCGGACGACGGCTTACCGAACAGGCTGGCTGGTCGCTGATTGCCCTTGAACCCTTTGCCACAGGTGAATTGATCCTGACCTGGGGCGGTGTCATTGTGACGACGGCACAGCTTCAGCACATCCCTGAATTTGCCCGCCACCGTTCGATCCAAGTCGAAGAAAACCTTCACCTATGCAGCGGGCTGATCGATGATGTTGCTGATTGTGTGAATCATTCGTGCAGCCCCAATGCCGGATTGCGGGGGCAGATCAGCCTTGTTGCCCTGCGCGATATTGCGCCGGAGGAAGAAATCTGTTTCGATTACGGCACAAGCGACGGCGACCCCAATTTCTATATGCCTTGTTTCTGCGGCTCGGCAAACTGTCGGGGGAAGGTCACTGGCGAGGACTGGCGTTTGCCGGAATTGCAAGCCGCCTATAAGGGGCATTTTATGCCCTATCTTCAACGGCGCATGGAGATGCTGCCTTAA